A window of Paenibacillus phoenicis genomic DNA:
ATTTGGGCAAGCTCTTTCACTCTTTCGGTAATCTGTCCATTGATTTCGCCAAAAATGGTGCCTTGATGTTTTTCAGAACCAAATTGGGCGTATAGAACATCTTCTTTAATGTCTCCGCCTGCACCCGGGAATCCGGGGAGCAACCGATCTCCCACGATATCAAGCCAGCGGTCATATCCAACGGTGTTCGTCAAGGTGACAATGGTTTTGCTCTGATTATGCTTGAGCGCAGTAAGGGCAGATTCGGCCTGATCATATCGTACGGGAACCAAAATAAAATCATAAATGTCATCGTCTTCCAGCTTTTCGATCGTCTTGATCGGTATTTGCTTAACGATCCCCTCTTCATTGTAAAGCAATCCGTTCTGTTTCAGTACATCCAGTCTCTTTCCTCGCGCTAACACGGTTACGTCTAATCCGTACTGTGCAAATCGGAGGGCGTATACACTACCAATCACACCAGCACCAAATATCAAAAGTCGAGGTTGTTTTGAGTTCATTGCGTTCCTTCCTTTCTGGAAACTCGACATCAATTGCTTAAGCAACACATGTCTGATAAAATCGTAGTACTGCATGATCATGATTTCAACAAACAGATTCAGAGGAAAGTTGCCAAAACAACACATTTTGATATTTGATGTTTTAGAGGGGGACAGGGATATGGTCAATCAGGAAGATCCAAGGGTCATGCGCACACGACAGTTCATCCGAGAAGCATTTAGAGAGTTGTTGCGGAGTAAAGACTTTAATGCAATATCCATCAAGGAGATTACACAGAAAGCTACCATTAACCGCGCCACCTTTTACGCCCATTACGAAGATAAATATGCTTTGCTTGAAGAATACACCGAACAGTTTTTCCGTGACATGGTTCCCGAGCAAGTGATGAACGCGCAGGAGTTTACAGCTGAAATCTGTGACCAGCTGATCTTGCTGACATACCGCTACATTGTGGATTTTTATCAGATCTGCAGAATGGATTCTAAATCGATTGCGAAGCTTGTGGATGAAATGATAAAGAAAATGTTGCAGCAAACGATCGAAAGCATTCTTTCCAAAGGGCACTCTACAGACCACCGCCATACCAAGATCGTTTCGGCTATGACAGCCTCAGCAATCTATGGCGCAGCCCACCATTGGTTAACGGTTGGGGAAAAGAATCGAACCGATTTATTAGTAGACATGGTTCGACCTTATATCATGGAAGGCTTGGGAGTTCTCACCGACGGCAGGCAAAAATAAAGCGGGGTTGCTATGGCAACCCCGCTTTGTTCGTTGACATTAGAGTTGGTAACTAACCCCCCTTGCTTGTCATCCAAAAAATTTCACAATCCGCAATGCTATATTAAGTTTCTACCTAGGCCGCCGCGGCAGCCCCATGGTTCACAGTTCTTTATAACCTTGATTTAGTTTTCTTCTCCTTTTTCTTCATAAAGCTTGTGTAGTTGAACTCGACCATAAATATTTTTGCGTGCATTCGCGAATTCTATCTTATCTAGACTATCAAAGCCCTTCCTTGTTGCAATTGATAAGCTGTTTACCAAACTTTTTTCGAGATCTTCTTGAATTGTATAAAGGTCAAGTTCCTCAACCATTCTAGAGACAACCATCATAATAAAAGATAGCCCCCTTGGAATAAAAGTCGATATTAACTCACGTGCACGCAGGCACATTTTTGCTGTATCTGTCGTTCCTTCTGGATTGCCACCTAACAAACTCTCCAACTCATTAAGAGGCCTACCGTTGATCCATCCTTTTATCCCAGGAAGAAGGGAAGATAAAACAGCACCATCTAGTGGTGATGTTGAAGTCCGACCGGTAGCTACAAGTGCAGACCTATGTACATCTTGAAGCAGATGAGCCCGAGATTCGGCATCTTCGACAAGCCAATTTAGGGTCCAGTCCACCCACCCGCTTATGGTAGTTGGTAAATCGCCTGCATTTTGGTTTAATCGCAATCTTAGTCGTTCCAATATGTCTAATGGTATCCCACTTTGAGACGCGATCTTGATCTCGATCGGATCTGGTTTACGCTCTAATGCCTCTTTTGCTTCTAACCATAATCTTTCAATTTTTTTTATATAATCCCCTTCAATCCCCCCGTTTTTCGCTATAAATACACCGAAGGAGCGTGAAAGAATATCATCTGACATTGACACATCCGCTTCCGCTTTTAGAACGGCAAGACGGTTTACCGTATAACGGACATCGCGGTCTAGATAGGGCTTGCTGAACGGGTCACGTTTCCGGAGAGACGGGAAGTCGGGACGGAAGCCATTGCAGAATAGGCAAAAAGAGAACCCGGAGTCTCTTTTCGAGATTCGTCACCAGCAGTAATGATGGGGAAAAATTGCCTGGCATGATCATTTGGCACTCGGTTAACTATCTACAATATTGTCGCCTCCAAGTGCACGGTTTTTCGTGGGTGGCCCCTGTTTTCCTTACATTTGATTTCGACAAATGAGGTCTTAAACCCTTGTAATTACTCACTCTTTCGTTTGTTCAGCAAGCCCTAATGTCATAAGAAAATAAAGTGTTAGACTGAATCTCCTTATTCTACTCGGCAATTCGAATCGTCAAATTGTCAGACTCCATAAAATAAGGATTAGACTGGCCCTAGAAATGAATACAGCGACAGCCAAGGACAAGAAAATATTGTCCTAGACTGTCGCTGTTTCATTTAACTAACGTTCTTCGATAGCTTAATTCCGAAAGGATCATGGCTACGGCATGGAAGAAACTATCGAACATCCGTACAATGGTGCTGAGCAGCGCCAAATCGTATAGAGCGGCCAAGCCGGGGTCTTCACCAAGAAAATTCACGGCCCCTAGGCCCTTCATCTAGGGAACATCCATGAATTCTAATTGTAACCATATTATCTTATGTGTGGAAGTAGCTTTTTCCACATTCGTAATTTCTCATACTGATGTTTACGATGCGTTAGTGGGCAAAATGTGGTCAAGTCTTCGGCTTCTTTAAAATGGTTTAACAACCATAAGCACCAATATGGCAATCATCAGCAACTGTGCGGCCGTCTCGATGGGTACGATCCTTTTCATCAACAGTCCGAACTCGGCGGGTATTTCATTACCCTGGTCTTGACTTTTAGATACGATCTTTATAATCTTTTTGATCCGCGGCTCGATCAATCCGTCGATCATGGCGACCATGAGCAGCGATAAAAGGATCGATACATTCAGCCACATTTGGGAGAAGCCCGTCTTGGTTATGATCATAAGCCAAACCCCGGTTATAATAAGTACGACTCCGCCAATTTTAGGCATTATGGCAAGCTTGGTCGATATACCAAAAGCAAAACGCAGCTGGCCGACGGTTCTAGCGGATCTTCGAATGATGGGCATCACTAAAGCGGGACCAATGATGGCGATTGAAGCCAATAGATGCAAAACGAGCAGTAATCTAAACACTTATCCCCTTCTCCTCAGTACACCGGAATATCGCTTTGATAGGCTAGACCGACCCTTTTTCTTTTAAACGCACCTCCAAGCTCTAAATGGTCCAGCATACATTTCGCTACATCGTCATAAGCAACAGCCAATTCTTGAAGTCGGCTGAACAAGTGACCGGCTATATCTGCTTCGGAATATTCCTTGATCGTCTCCGAAATCGGAATCGGCAAGGTTTCGGTTGTTACATGCAGATGAACCGGATTTGGATGCTTTATCGAATCAATCATTGTTCCCGGACACATAATGGACCAATCGAGTTGAGTCTGCTGTAGCCGCTCGAAATTCCGGTTGTGATTTTTATACTCAGGCGGGAAGCCGGGTAAATTGTTGCCGATAAGATCGGTATATGGAATATCCAGCAGTCCGGCACCTCCCATTATCCATACCCGCCCAGAGAAACTAGTTTGGAATTCGCATTGGCTTATAATGTTATCGACGATACGAACGAACTCTTCTCCCTGACCCGCATGACCGGCTGCAATAATAGCGGCGTCTTGATGCGTGAGCGCCTCGCCGACGTTGGCCGGGTCCAGAATATCGTCTACGATCACCTTCACATGCTGTGCTGAATGCTCACCTAATTGATTGTAAAGCCTTTCAGCATTTCGCACAAATGCGGTCATTTCATACCCCATTTTTATCCCTTGCGCCAGCACTCTTTTTCCTGTATTCCCCGTCGCTCCAAAAACAACAATTTTCATTGTTCTTTCCTCCATTTACATGACTCCTAAAATCGAGTTAACTCAAGCTTAGCATCGCTTCGAAATTATGGTAAGAACCCACTTTAAAGTAGGGTACTTACTTAAAAGTAAGCATGACAAAAAGGGATGCCGTAACTGTTCTCGCGGAGGTCGGGAGAACAGGAAATTTCTAAAGATGGTTGGCGATACTACAGCTTTATTATCCCAAGTCCTGAAATTATTTCTAACAAGAGTGCCGACTGTCGGTAAACAAAAGCTGCCCGGTGTCCCGTGGCAGCTTTTGTTATGAGTTGATTGAATTAATTTATAAGTCCATTGAACCAGCTTTAAGACGTTGATTCTTCATATTTCCGCTTATTATGATTTTCTCCCCAAGCACACATGACTTCTGCTACTGGGATCAATGTTTTGCCGTATTCACTAAGGGAATATTCTACTTTCGGAGGGATGGTAGGGTAGACCGTTCTTTCGACTATGCCTTCGCATTCCAAATCTCGAAGATGTTGTGAAAGCATTTTTTGTGAAACATTAGGTATAAGCTTTTCCAGATCGTTGAATCGCTTATTGGATTCAATCAAATTCCATAAAATCATTGGCTTCCATTTGCCGCCTAAAACATGAATGAGTGTCTCAACTGGACATTCACGCTGATGAATCATGGTTAAATCATCTCCTTTCTTTTACGTAAATGCATTATCCAAAGTAAACACTTTACAAAAGTCTACATGAGCTGTGCAAACAAATCAATGCCGACGGATTGATTTCTATCCCCACAAGAAAAATAAAGTTGCCAGATTCCCGCCGGCAGCTTTCAACTAACGTACCCGTTAGCCATCCATGTCCCTCTCGGGGCACCACAGCGTAATGAAAATTTTGATGCGGCGTTTTATACTGTTCTTACGGCTGGTGAGGAAGGTCGTTAAGCTATGGTGTCGCGAACCCATCCGTTAGTCTGACTACAACGGCCACGGTGCACCACGGTATGTCGCTCCTTTTTGGAAGCACGCGGGGTAGAGTAATCCTTTTCTGGTTGTTGCCCAGTCCTCAACTTTAATTGCCGTAGAAAGGTGAATGTTATGGATATCCTGATCGAGCGTGCTTGCGGTTTGGATGTTCACAAGAAGTCCATCACCGCTTGCGTTATGACTCCCGAAGGAAAGGAGATTACGACGTTTCGCACACACACGGTGTTCCTGCTCAATCTCATCGACTGGATCAAGCAGCATCGCTGTACGCATGTGGCCATGGAGAGTACCGGCGTTTTCTGGAAACCTATCGTCAACCTGCTTGAAGCCGAAGAGATTCAGTTCCTGGTCGTTAATGCCCAGCACATCAAAGCAGTTCCCGGCAGGAAGACAGACGTGAAGGATGCGGAGTGGATTTGCAATCTGCTGCGGCATGGGCTGCTGAAGCCCAGCTATATTCCTGATCGTAACCAACGCGAACTTCGTGAATTGGTCCGCTACCGCAGAAGCCTGATTCAGGAACGGTCCCGTGAACATAACCGGGTCCAAAAGGTCCTGGAAGGCGCCAATATTAAACTCGCTGCTGTAGTCTCCGACATTATGGGCGTAAGCAGCCGCGATATGATGAGTGCCATGATCGAGGGCGAAGAAGATCCGGAAAAGCTGGCTGCCTTCGCTAGGCGGACGCTTAAGAAAAAGAAAGAAGAGCTGGAATTAGCCTTGCGTGGAAACATGAGTGCCCACCAGCGGATCATGCTGAAAACCATGCTCACGCATGTCGATTTTCTGAATGAGCAGATTCTCGAACTGGATACGGAGGTAGCCAAACGGCTCGACCCTTTTCCGTATATCAGTCACTCCATCAAGCCATTCACAGTAATATAAGTACTTTCTTTCATGCTCAGACAAGGTGTGGTGAATCCTTTTAGTTTTCCACCCTTTATGTCGTGCCAGCCATCCTTCTGAGGCAATTTTATTGTCATGTGCCTGAATAAAGGGTTGATAATTTTCTCCAACTCCCTGACCCCTGCCTTTTTTAATGTAGTTGGTTTGCAGCTTTTCTTTTCTTGTGCCTCGTTTAGACAAAATAACACCTCCATTTTGGTTTCCATAAAACGGCCTATAGCGAGCTGTCCGTTATAATCCCTAAAAACGACTAATGGCTTCGCCCCCTAAAACAAAGGGCGAAGCCATTAGATTTAAATTGTTTTGCTGTAATACTAGATGGTCTTAATTCCATTTTAACCAAGAACGGCTGTTAAATAAACATTCAGATACCAACTCTATTGTAAAGGCACTAACTTTGTTGTAAAGGTACCAACTATAATGTCTAGGCACTAACTTTAATGTCACCAGACATTATTGAGTCCAGATTATGATATCTTACTCCACCGTCACACTCTTCGCCAAGTTCCGTGGCTTGTCGACGTCGTTGCCGCGAGCCAGGGAAGCGTAGTAAGCGAGCAATTGGAGCGGTACGACCGACAGGGCTGGTGTCAGCAGCGGCAGCGTCTTCGGAATGGACAGCGCTTGGTCAACCGACTTCAGCAGGTCAGGCACATGCTCCTCGTGCGTGATCGCCATGACTTCTGCGCCACGCGCTTTTACTTCCTTGATGTTGCTGACGGTTTTCTCCAGCACAGATTCCTGGGTTGCCAGCGCAATCACCGGAACGCCTTCTTCGATTAAGGCCAGGGTGCCGTGCTTCAACTCACCGGCAGCGTACGCTTCAGAGTGAATGTAGGAAATTTCCTTCAGCTTCAGCGAACCTTCCTGCACGACGGAATAGTCGAGACCGCGACCGATAAAGAACAGATGCTCATTGCTAGCAATTTGCTCCGCATAAGCCTTCACCACATCGGCCTGAGCCAGCATGCTTTCCACCTGCTCCGGCAGCGACTGCATGGCCGCAATCACATGAGCCACTTGATCTTCGCTTTGCGTACCGCGAACCTGAGCCATGTACAGAGCAAGCAGGTAAAAGGCAATCAACTGGGACGTATACGCCTTCGTCGAAGCGACGGCGATTTCCGGACCAGCGAGCGTAGCGATCACATCGTCTGCATCGCGGGCAATCGAGCTGCCAACCACGTTGGTGATCGCCAGCACATGGGCACCGTTTGCTTGCGCTTCACGCAGTGCTGCCAGCGTATCGGCCGTTTCGCCCGATTGGCTGACAACGATCACGAGCGTATCCGGCGTAATCAACGGCGAGCGGTAACGGTATTCCGAAGCGACGTCCGTCATCACCGGAATGCGTACGAGTTGCTCGATCGCCGTCCCGCCGACCAGACCGGCGTTATAAGCCGTACCGCAAGCAACGATATGAATCGCTCTCAGGCTGCGGATCTTCTCGTCCGTCAGTTTCAAGCCAGGCAACACGACTTTGCGTCCGCTTTCGTCGATGCGGCCCAGCATCGTGTCCCGGTAGGCCTTCGGCTGCTCGTGGATCTCTTTCAGCATGAAATGATCGAACCCGCCTTTTTCCGCGGTGACAGCGTCCCAATCGACACGAATCATTTCCCGAGAAATAAAATTCCCTTCGATGGTCATCAGTTCGACAGAATCCTTCGTCAGCACCGCCATCTCGCCATCGTTCAAAATATAGACG
This region includes:
- a CDS encoding ketopantoate reductase family protein, with protein sequence MNSKQPRLLIFGAGVIGSVYALRFAQYGLDVTVLARGKRLDVLKQNGLLYNEEGIVKQIPIKTIEKLEDDDIYDFILVPVRYDQAESALTALKHNQSKTIVTLTNTVGYDRWLDIVGDRLLPGFPGAGGDIKEDVLYAQFGSEKHQGTIFGEINGQITERVKELAQILESVNLHYEIQPDIQAFHISHAALAIVNKHFYTNDGMMDVESARSVSTLSKIAAEMKQNLRLVEQAGIPVIPAETKAMGEMPDDVMISRYRQMLTNDFIIDVKLGNHAVSQKAEIMLLDEMFHKKLSNRT
- the glmS gene encoding glutamine--fructose-6-phosphate transaminase (isomerizing); this translates as MCGIVGYIGNRDTQSVLLEGLKKLEYRGYDSAGIAVFTSEGLKIAKSLGRLANLESKLEDAPLKGSAGIGHTRWATHGKPSDVNSHPHTDHTQKFSVVHNGIVENYLELKEELISQGYVFVSETDTEVISHLVAREYQGDIVKAVQKAISYMRGAFALGVLTEYEPDKLVAVRQASPLIIGLGEGENFIGSDIPALLNYTRNVYILNDGEMAVLTKDSVELMTIEGNFISREMIRVDWDAVTAEKGGFDHFMLKEIHEQPKAYRDTMLGRIDESGRKVVLPGLKLTDEKIRSLRAIHIVACGTAYNAGLVGGTAIEQLVRIPVMTDVASEYRYRSPLITPDTLVIVVSQSGETADTLAALREAQANGAHVLAITNVVGSSIARDADDVIATLAGPEIAVASTKAYTSQLIAFYLLALYMAQVRGTQSEDQVAHVIAAMQSLPEQVESMLAQADVVKAYAEQIASNEHLFFIGRGLDYSVVQEGSLKLKEISYIHSEAYAAGELKHGTLALIEEGVPVIALATQESVLEKTVSNIKEVKARGAEVMAITHEEHVPDLLKSVDQALSIPKTLPLLTPALSVVPLQLLAYYASLARGNDVDKPRNLAKSVTVE
- a CDS encoding winged helix-turn-helix transcriptional regulator → MIHQRECPVETLIHVLGGKWKPMILWNLIESNKRFNDLEKLIPNVSQKMLSQHLRDLECEGIVERTVYPTIPPKVEYSLSEYGKTLIPVAEVMCAWGENHNKRKYEESTS
- a CDS encoding TetR family transcriptional regulator — its product is MVNQEDPRVMRTRQFIREAFRELLRSKDFNAISIKEITQKATINRATFYAHYEDKYALLEEYTEQFFRDMVPEQVMNAQEFTAEICDQLILLTYRYIVDFYQICRMDSKSIAKLVDEMIKKMLQQTIESILSKGHSTDHRHTKIVSAMTASAIYGAAHHWLTVGEKNRTDLLVDMVRPYIMEGLGVLTDGRQK
- a CDS encoding NAD(P)-dependent oxidoreductase — protein: MKIVVFGATGNTGKRVLAQGIKMGYEMTAFVRNAERLYNQLGEHSAQHVKVIVDDILDPANVGEALTHQDAAIIAAGHAGQGEEFVRIVDNIISQCEFQTSFSGRVWIMGGAGLLDIPYTDLIGNNLPGFPPEYKNHNRNFERLQQTQLDWSIMCPGTMIDSIKHPNPVHLHVTTETLPIPISETIKEYSEADIAGHLFSRLQELAVAYDDVAKCMLDHLELGGAFKRKRVGLAYQSDIPVY
- a CDS encoding DUF2269 family protein — protein: MFRLLLVLHLLASIAIIGPALVMPIIRRSARTVGQLRFAFGISTKLAIMPKIGGVVLIITGVWLMIITKTGFSQMWLNVSILLSLLMVAMIDGLIEPRIKKIIKIVSKSQDQGNEIPAEFGLLMKRIVPIETAAQLLMIAILVLMVVKPF